A genomic segment from Candidatus Leptovillus gracilis encodes:
- a CDS encoding bifunctional 4-hydroxy-2-oxoglutarate aldolase/2-dehydro-3-deoxy-phosphogluconate aldolase produces the protein MSKENTLQKIRELGLLAVLRGPSPELTMQMVEALVAGGVYGIEITYTTPNAPAVVRQLAERFGRTIVLGMGTLTRPEQAAEAAEAGAAFLVSPHTEPALAGAMTATGLPVMMGAFTPSEVMASYTLGSDVVKLFPGSVGGPEYMKALKGPYPDIPMMPTGGVEKENVADWFAAGAVAVGAGSSLCPKQWALAGRWEEITAVAQEFVTAVAAARKGRG, from the coding sequence ATGAGTAAAGAAAACACCTTACAAAAAATTCGTGAATTGGGGCTGCTGGCGGTGCTGCGCGGGCCTTCGCCGGAACTGACAATGCAGATGGTGGAGGCGTTGGTGGCGGGGGGCGTGTATGGCATCGAGATCACTTACACCACGCCCAATGCTCCGGCGGTGGTGCGGCAGTTGGCGGAGCGATTTGGTAGGACAATTGTGCTGGGGATGGGGACGTTGACCCGGCCGGAACAGGCGGCCGAAGCGGCTGAAGCCGGGGCCGCTTTCCTCGTCAGCCCGCATACAGAACCGGCGCTGGCGGGGGCGATGACGGCCACTGGCCTGCCGGTGATGATGGGCGCGTTCACGCCGTCGGAAGTGATGGCCTCTTACACTCTGGGCAGCGATGTGGTGAAGCTGTTCCCCGGCTCTGTTGGCGGGCCGGAGTACATGAAGGCGCTGAAGGGGCCTTACCCGGACATCCCGATGATGCCGACCGGCGGGGTGGAAAAGGAGAATGTGGCCGACTGGTTTGCCGCAGGGGCGGTGGCTGTCGGCGCGGGTAGTTCGCTCTGTCCGAAGCAGTGGGCGTTGGCCGGGCGTTGGGAGGAGATAACGGCCGTTGCCCAAGAGTTTGTAACGGCCGTTGCCGCCGCCAGAAAAGGACGCGGCTGA
- a CDS encoding aspartyl protease family protein has protein sequence MDTLPFEVTMALGCDMLLQKPLYLDFVEGEIAFLGNNMLNTMENVRLETNFNLGIPILPVSFHNHVLDAVFDTGGGLSLLNQRLLGMLQTGLTEDEPIEVEDATGAKHTIPTFRCKDLVIGECLLEEFQFLVIDLSAIEQAKHLQIDFVFGLNAMKGKRWIVNRQESFIELMRTAS, from the coding sequence TTGGATACTCTGCCTTTTGAGGTTACGATGGCGCTTGGCTGCGATATGCTATTACAGAAACCACTTTACCTGGACTTCGTCGAGGGTGAAATAGCCTTTCTGGGCAATAACATGCTGAATACGATGGAGAACGTTCGATTGGAGACCAATTTCAATCTGGGTATCCCCATCTTGCCGGTTTCCTTTCATAATCATGTGCTTGATGCGGTATTTGACACAGGTGGGGGATTGTCACTACTCAATCAAAGATTACTCGGGATGCTCCAAACAGGCTTGACTGAAGATGAGCCAATTGAAGTTGAAGATGCAACCGGAGCCAAGCATACAATTCCGACGTTCAGATGTAAAGATTTAGTTATCGGTGAATGTCTACTTGAGGAGTTTCAGTTCTTAGTGATTGATTTGAGTGCCATTGAGCAGGCGAAACACTTGCAGATTGATTTCGTATTTGGCCTCAACGCCATGAAAGGAAAGCGTTGGATAGTCAATAGACAGGAGTCTTTCATAGAACTGATGCGAACAGCTAGCTGA
- a CDS encoding shikimate dehydrogenase: MNQYKIVNKAVPTFYFVGVTTGKSSINKVFPLWMEVLGRPEVVLEGIDHKIHDDPEAYRATVAQMKYDPNSLGALVTTHKLDLFAAAEDMFDYFDPYAQVTRELSSISKRDGRLEGHAKDPITAGLSLDHIIEPGYFARTGGDILCLGAGGSALATLLHLIHKQEKGDRPARFIAVNRSPDRLEHMRQMVGNYETDIEVSYICNSDPRRNDELMAALPEGSIVINATGMGKDTPGSPITDDGLFPRSGIAWEFNYRGELDFMHQALRQVESRNLIVEDGWVYFVHGWSQVVGQVLHIEITPDLFDKLNRAAATTK, from the coding sequence ATGAACCAGTACAAGATCGTCAACAAAGCAGTGCCCACTTTTTACTTTGTGGGCGTGACCACGGGGAAATCTTCTATTAACAAGGTATTTCCTTTGTGGATGGAAGTTCTCGGCCGGCCGGAAGTGGTGCTGGAAGGCATTGACCACAAAATCCACGACGACCCGGAAGCGTACCGGGCGACGGTGGCCCAGATGAAGTACGACCCCAACTCACTGGGCGCGTTGGTGACCACCCATAAGTTGGACCTGTTTGCTGCCGCCGAGGATATGTTCGATTATTTTGACCCGTATGCCCAGGTGACGCGGGAGTTGTCGAGTATCTCGAAGAGAGACGGCCGTCTCGAAGGCCACGCCAAAGACCCCATCACCGCCGGACTCAGCCTGGACCATATCATTGAGCCGGGCTACTTCGCCCGCACCGGTGGCGACATCCTCTGTCTTGGAGCGGGCGGCTCGGCGCTGGCCACCCTGCTGCACCTCATCCATAAACAGGAGAAAGGGGATCGGCCGGCGCGATTCATCGCCGTCAACCGTTCGCCTGACCGACTGGAACATATGCGCCAAATGGTCGGCAACTACGAAACCGACATCGAAGTAAGCTACATCTGCAACAGCGACCCGCGCCGCAACGATGAACTGATGGCCGCTCTGCCCGAAGGCAGCATCGTCATCAACGCCACCGGCATGGGCAAAGACACCCCCGGCTCGCCCATCACCGACGACGGGTTGTTCCCGCGCAGCGGCATCGCCTGGGAGTTCAACTACCGGGGCGAACTGGACTTCATGCACCAGGCGCTGCGCCAGGTTGAGTCTAGAAATCTGATCGTCGAAGATGGTTGGGTCTACTTCGTCCACGGCTGGTCGCAGGTGGTGGGCCAGGTCTTACACATCGAGATCACCCCGGACTTGTTTGACAAACTGAACAGGGCAGCCGCCACCACAAAATAA
- a CDS encoding MFS transporter, with the protein MKGFIIVWIGQFISLLGSAMTGFALPIYIFGQTERVQELALLGLAFTLPLILFSPFAGTIVDRNSRKKMMIISDLAAGATTIVVLLLVWTGTLEIWHLYITNAINGAFQTLQWPAYSAAISVMVPKEQYGRANGLMSLAESGSNIFAPVLAGALLGFIGLQGILLLDVVTFLFAVGTLLFIHVPDPPRTVEGQKGKGNFWRESGYGFVYIWQRPSLLGLQLIFFVGNFFATLAFTALAAMILYRTNQNAQLFAWVMSAGAVGGVLGGVLMSAWGGPKPRVHGVLGGWIFSGVLGMALFGIGQTWLVWVVASFLGNLVMPVINGSNQAIWQAKVAPDVQGRVFSVRRLIAWAVVPLANLLVIPLTDGWLEPAMREGGGLVDNFAWLVGSGPGAGIALLFVFAGLMATLVGMSGYFFPAVRNVETILLDHDQMARVETAVHPIEAANLPAQ; encoded by the coding sequence ATGAAAGGCTTCATCATTGTGTGGATCGGCCAGTTTATTTCTCTGTTGGGCAGCGCCATGACCGGTTTTGCGCTGCCCATCTACATCTTTGGCCAGACAGAGCGCGTGCAAGAGCTGGCCCTGTTGGGGCTGGCCTTTACACTGCCGCTCATCCTCTTCAGCCCCTTTGCCGGAACCATCGTAGACCGCAACAGCCGCAAAAAGATGATGATCATCAGCGACCTGGCCGCCGGGGCGACGACGATTGTCGTGCTGCTGTTGGTATGGACGGGCACGCTGGAGATATGGCACCTCTATATTACCAACGCCATTAACGGCGCCTTCCAAACGCTGCAATGGCCGGCCTACTCGGCGGCCATCAGCGTGATGGTGCCAAAGGAACAATACGGCCGTGCCAACGGACTGATGTCGCTGGCCGAATCTGGTTCCAACATCTTCGCGCCCGTTCTGGCCGGGGCGCTGTTGGGTTTTATTGGCTTGCAGGGCATTTTGCTGCTCGACGTGGTGACCTTCTTGTTTGCGGTAGGGACGCTGCTGTTCATTCATGTGCCCGACCCGCCGCGCACGGTGGAAGGGCAGAAAGGCAAAGGCAACTTCTGGCGTGAATCGGGCTATGGCTTTGTCTACATCTGGCAACGGCCGTCGCTCCTCGGATTACAGCTCATCTTTTTCGTCGGCAACTTCTTTGCCACATTGGCCTTTACGGCCCTGGCCGCCATGATCCTGTACCGCACCAACCAGAACGCCCAGCTCTTCGCCTGGGTAATGTCGGCCGGGGCGGTGGGTGGCGTGTTGGGCGGCGTGCTGATGAGCGCCTGGGGCGGTCCCAAACCGCGCGTTCACGGCGTCTTAGGCGGCTGGATTTTCAGCGGCGTATTGGGCATGGCCCTGTTTGGCATTGGGCAAACCTGGCTGGTTTGGGTAGTGGCTTCGTTCCTCGGTAACCTGGTGATGCCGGTTATCAACGGCTCCAATCAGGCCATCTGGCAGGCAAAGGTGGCCCCCGACGTGCAGGGGCGCGTCTTTTCGGTGCGCCGGCTTATCGCCTGGGCGGTGGTGCCGCTGGCTAATTTACTCGTGATCCCATTGACCGATGGTTGGTTGGAACCGGCCATGCGCGAGGGGGGCGGCCTCGTAGACAACTTTGCCTGGCTGGTAGGCAGCGGCCCCGGCGCGGGCATCGCGCTGCTCTTTGTTTTTGCCGGGCTGATGGCAACTCTGGTGGGCATGAGCGGATATTTCTTTCCGGCGGTACGGAACGTGGAAACTATTTTGCTAGACCATGACCAGATGGCGCGAGTGGAAACGGCCGTTCACCCCATAGAGGCGGCAAATTTGCCGGCCCAGTAA